One window from the genome of Musa acuminata AAA Group cultivar baxijiao chromosome BXJ1-4, Cavendish_Baxijiao_AAA, whole genome shotgun sequence encodes:
- the LOC135643014 gene encoding probable xyloglucan glycosyltransferase 5 has translation MASSLDLSAWWAKKIRNGTPVVVTMQNPNYSVVEIDGPGAAAFRSMDKDRGKNAKQFTWVLLLKAHRAVGCVAWLATALWALLHAVKKRLLLRRGFSTESDKPGKGRSLLRFLRAFLVLSVVMLAFEMIAYWKGWHFKKPNLHLPDNLHIPEATEIRGWMHTAYLSWLAFRADYIAYPIQVVTNFCIVLFIIQSLDRMILCLGCFWIKLKKIKPSINGDPFKSDHIEGSGSEYPMVLVQIPMCNEREVYEQSISAACQIDWPRDRLLVQVLDDSDDETIKLLIRAEVSKWSQRGVNIVYRHRLIRTGYKAGNLKSAMSCDYVKDFEFVAIFDADFTPNPDFLKKTIPHFKRNPELGLVQARWSFVNKDENLLTRLQNINLCFHFEVEQQVNGIFLNFFGFNGTAGVWRIKALEDSGGWLERTTVEDMDIAVRAHLNGWKFIFLNDVKVLCEVPESFEAYRKQQHRWHSGPMHLFRVCLPAIIASKISIWKKANLVLLFFLLRKLILPFYSFTLFCVILPLSMFVPEAELPIWVICYIPVLMSLLNILPAPRSLPFIVPYLLFENTMSVTKFNAMVVGLFQLGSSYEWIVTKKAGRSSESDLLMAAERDSKPIHRGVLEGELVELNKLKDQQVAAPPPAKKENQIYKKELALALLLLTAAFRSLLSAQGIHFYFLLFQGVSFLLVGLDLIGEQMS, from the exons ATGGCCTCAAGCTTGGATCTTTCCGCCTGGTGGGCGAAGAAAATCCGAAATGGCACGCCGGTGGTGGTGACGATGCAGAACCCGAACTACTCGGTCGTCGAGATCGACGGCCCCGGCGCCGCTGCTTTCCGGTCGATGGACAAGGACCGAGGGAAGAACGCGAAGCAGTTCACCTGGGTCTTGCTGCTCAAGGCCCATCGAGCTGTCGGCTGCGTTGCTTGGTTGGCGACCGCACTGTGGGCGCTGCTCCATGCCGTCAAGAAGAGGTTGCTCTTGCGGCGGGGATTCTCCACGGAGAGTGACAAGCCTGGCAAGGGCAGGTCGCTGCTCAGGTTCCTCAGGGCTTTCTTGGTCCTCTCGGTTGTCATGCTCGCATTCGAGATGATCGCCTACTGGAAGGGCTGGCACTTCAAGAAGCCTAATCTGCACCTGCCGGACAACCTGCACATACCTGAAGCCACGGAGATCCGAGGGTGGATGCACACTGCCTATCTCTCTTGGCTTGCATTCAGAGCCGACTATATTGCGTATCCGATTCAGGTGGTGACAAACTTCTGCATTGTTCTGTTCATCATACAGTCGTTGGACCGGATGATCTTGTGTCTCGGGTGTTTCTGGATCAAGCTGAAAAAGATTAAACCTAGCATAAATGGTGatccattcaaatcagatcatatAGAAGGTTCAGGTTCTGAGTATCCGATGGTACTAGTGCAGATTCCAATGTGTAACGAGAGAGAG GTATACGAGCAATCTATTTCAGCTGCCTGCCAGATCGATTGGCCAAGAGACCGTTTGTTAGTTCAAGTTCTAGATGACTCAGATGACGAGACAATCAAGCTCTTAATCAGAGCAGAGGTGTCCAAGTGGAGTCAACGAGGTGTCAACATTGTGTACCGGCATCGCTTAATCCGAACTGGTTATAAAGCCGGAAATCTGAAGTCTGCCATGAGCTGTGACTATGTTAAAGATTTTGAGTTTGTTGCTATTTTTGATGCCGACTTCACACCAAACCCTGATTTCCTTAAGAAGACAATTCCACATTTTAAG AGAAATCCTGAACTTGGACTAGTTCAAGCTCGGTGGAGCTTCGTGAATAAGGATGAGAACCTGCTTACCCGACTCCAGAACATCAATCTCTGCTTCCATTTTGAAGTCGAGCAGCAGGTGAACGGTATTTTCTTAAACTTCTTCGGTTTTAATGGGACCGCTGGTGTGTGGAGAATTAAAGCATTGGAGGATTCTGGGGGTTGGCTCGAGCGAACCACTGTAGAAGATATGGACATTGCCGTCCGTGCTCATCTCAATGGTTGGAAATTCATCTTCCTCAATGATGTCAAG GTTCTGTGTGAAGTTCCCGAGTCTTTTGAAGCTTACCGAAAACAGCAGCACAGATGGCACTCTGGTCCGATGCACTTATTCCGTGTATGCCTTCCAGCAATCATAGCATCCAAG ATATCTATATGGAAGAAGGCTAATCTAGTACTGCTCTTTTTCCTCTTGAGGAAGCTAATACTCCCATTTTATTCTTTCACACTGTTCTGTGTAATACTTCCACTATCTATGTTTGTACCTGAGGCTGAGCTGCCTATCTGGGTAATCTGCTATATCCCTGTACTTATGTCCTTACTCAATATCCTGCCGGCCCCAAGATCCCTCCCTTTCATTGTGCCCTACCTTCTCTTTGAGAACACCATGTCAGTGACCAAGTTCAATGCTATGGTGGTTGGTTTGTTCCAACTGGGAAGTTCATATGAATGGATTGTCACCAAAAAGGCAGGGAGGTCATCAGAATCTGATTTGTTGATGGCAGCAGAAAGAGACTCAAAGCCTATACACAGAGGGGTCTTGGAGGGCGAGCTCGTCGAACTGAACAAGTTGAAGGACCAACAAGTAGCAGCTCCTCCTCCCGCAAAAAAGGAAAACCAAATTTACAAGAAGGAATTGGCTCTTGCTCTTCTCCTCCTCACTGCTGCATTTCGAAGTCTCCTCTCGGCCCAGGGAATTCACTTCTACTTCCTGCTCTTTCAAGGGGTGTCTTTTCTTCTTGTGGGTCTTGATCTAATAGGGGAGCAGATGAGCTGA